TATGGTCCAGTCGGTTCGCCACCTTCAGCAAGGCTCCGCGGCAACCATTGCAGTTGTGGCACGGACCGAGAAACAGGCGTTACAACTGCATGAAGCACTTACAGAAGCCGGAGTTGAAGCCAACCTCATTACTGCCAAGCAGCGGGAGTACCGTGGTGGCATCTCTGTAGTACCGATCTATCTGACCAAAGGGCTAGAGTTTGATGCGGTACTGTTGATGGACGTCACAGCCTCCCATTACGAGGTAAATCTGACGGACGCCAAGCTGCTCTATGTCGGGTGTACACGCGCACTTCATGAGCTTTGGCTGCTGGCTGCGGGAGATCTGTCTCCGCTTGTGCTCACCGATGACAGCGAGATTGTTTCTACGGAATCACCGTTTTAGCGAGTATAGAATGCATACAAAAATAAACAGCGGCGGAACTTATCTTGGTAAAAGATTAGGTTCGTCGCTGTTCACTTTTGTAATGTTACTAGAACCTTTTTTTAATAAATTTGCTATATTACATCCACGAAGTCCCACAGAGTTAATGCAGCTTGCTGTCGATCGGATATGGTTAGTCAGTGCGGATGTGTCATGGCAATTACTTGCTTGTTCCTTGTTTCCGGGACCGAGGGTCGCACAGACCCGAAACGTGCTTATTTACTGCCGAGTTGTTCCGCCAAACCGATTAAAAGTCCTTCATTTCCACGAATGTAGCAGAGTCGATACGAGTCCCCGTACTGAACTACTTCTCCAACGAGCTGAGCGCCAAACTTAGTAAGTCTGGCTACCAATTCGTCAATGTTTTCAACCGTGAACATGACGCGTAGATATCCGAGGGCATTTACAGGAGCCATTCGGTGATCGGATATAGTAGGTGGGTTGAGAAATCGCGAAAGTTCAAGTCGGCTGTGGCCATCTGGGGTAACCATCATAGCAATTTCTACACTCTGTGAACCCAGCCCGGTTACTCGACCAGCCCATTCGCCTTCAACAGTAGCTCGTCCTTCGAGCTTCAAGCCAATCTCTTCGAAGAAAGATATTGCGTCATCAAGGGATTCTACAACGATCCCAACATTGTCCATTCTCAGTAATTTGTTATTGGCCATAGTTTTATCTCCTTATATGTTCGTTCCATTCCATTTAACACTAGTCAAGTTCATACTTTGCAAAAGACAATTTCCATACGGTATCAATAAAGTCCTCCTCTATATTACTTAAGATTTCACTCTCAATAATTTGCATGATAATGGTTTCTCCCCACTCATCTATTGCTTTTATGCCTTTTGATAGTAGATAGTTGTGTCCTGCTGCAATACCTAAAACTTCCCTTTTTAACCCGCCCTTTTTTATAAAACCGAAATGATAATCTCTGAAGACCAATGATTCCGAAATATAAAACGCTTTCACTTTAAATTTCTTGGATAATTCCAATGCGATCTGCTGGTTGCTTATGAACCGTGCATGTACATCAAAAATCAAAGTCCACGGCTCTAAATATCCGACACCTAGTGCATTGTCCATGGTAATGGAAGTAACGTCTTCAAAATGCAGTCCTTCTTTTGATTTATAGAATACGTCTAAAAAAGAATGCTTTTCAACTTCAGCAAGCTCGGCTTTCACACAAAGCAAACCAACACTCCAGGCCACAGTTATCACCTCAATTTTCCACCAATTTATTATGAATTGAACAGCTTTCTGTAACTTTCCCCCATTGTACCACGTCCAAAACATGTAAAGGAGCTGACGGAACCATGCAAAGTAAATGGGTAGGTTATACAGCTATTATCACATTAAGCCTGAGCCTAATTGCGCCTGGAGCCCACAGCCAAGCTGCTGAGGTAAATGTGCGAGTTACGTTACCGGATTTTCAAGTTACTCAACTTTCTCACCCTGAAATACCCAATAGGCCCTTATAAAACCTGGGTAAACTGGCAGTGAATTTATCAAAGATCTCCTGGAACTGCTGTTCAGTAAGGAGAAGGACCTCTTGAATTGCTTGTTTTAACAAATCAATCAACAACAGCATAGCAGTTGCAAGCTTAATATCTTCAAGTTCATCACAACAAAAGTAAAACAAATTCCCTAACGTTCGCGGATCTTTGTTTTCTCTGGACTCCATTGCGAGAAAGAGATACCGAGTAAATACAAGGCTCGTATGAGCAAACATCATATCGTAAGAACGTCCTTGGAATTCCTTGGCTAGACGCAAATAAGATTTACTCATTTTGAAAAACACTTGTCGGGTAAAGAATTGGCGCGGTGTCGTTTGCGACCCGTTTCCAGCCCCTCCCCATAAGAACTGCTCGTGAGGTTTTCCCTCAAGCAGCTCACCCAGTAAACTTCTTCAAAAGGGTTATGAGACCTATCAAATGGCGATCACTTTCATCGGTATCCTTCTACGTTCTTGAGGGGATGGACTTTCCAATCCCAATATAGTCCCAATACACCGTAGAGGTACTCATTACTCCATCTTCGCCATCCGACACTACGCTTTCTTCTCCGTTTTCTTCTCGTCAGCAAGGTTCGTATTTTCATCTCCGTGTAGTCACGCACCTCGCTAAATGCATCACTCGAATTGCCAACCCGAAAATAATTCACCCATCCAGCTAATACGGCATTGATCCGTTTCACCATGTCTTTTGCCGGGGTTGCCCCGCCATTTTGGATTAGCTCGCGGATTCGCGCCTTGACTGCAATGCGTGCTTTCTTCTTCGGTGTCATGAGGATGAAGTATCCAGTTCCACTACGGTTTGGTACTCGCCTTAAGTCAAATCCAAGGAAAGCAAATGCCTCGCCTTTCAGGACGTTAACCATCCGAGTTTTCTCCAGATTTAGTTCTACACCCAACGGTTTCAGCTGTTCCTGAAGTCTTTTAAGAGCTAGTTCAGCCCACCCTTGTTTGCTGGAGTGTCCGCTTACGGTGATCACCATATCATCGGCAAATCGATGGTAATTGACCGCTTCGTAACTGCCTTCTGCCGTTTTACGCCGAATGGCATCAAATGCCCAGTCTACCTCATTCAGGTAGATATTCG
This genomic window from Paenibacillus hexagrammi contains:
- a CDS encoding VOC family protein, whose product is MANNKLLRMDNVGIVVESLDDAISFFEEIGLKLEGRATVEGEWAGRVTGLGSQSVEIAMMVTPDGHSRLELSRFLNPPTISDHRMAPVNALGYLRVMFTVENIDELVARLTKFGAQLVGEVVQYGDSYRLCYIRGNEGLLIGLAEQLGSK
- the ltrA gene encoding group II intron reverse transcriptase/maturase, translated to MTKTPISLQELRQRIYQKAKSEPTHRFWGLFTHITSITTLHEAYRHAKKNGGAAGIDGQSFADVEKEGVIPFLEGIQEELQTGTYQPQANRKVDIPKANGKMRTLQIPVIRDRVVQGALKLILEAIFEADFCPNSYGFRPKRSPHQALAEVRRSVLRRMTNVIDVDLSRYFDTIRHSILLEKMSKRIQDPQVMHLIKQVIKAAGKIGVPQGGPFSPLASNIYLNEVDWAFDAIRRKTAEGSYEAVNYHRFADDMVITVSGHSSKQGWAELALKRLQEQLKPLGVELNLEKTRMVNVLKGEAFAFLGFDLRRVPNRSGTGYFILMTPKKKARIAVKARIRELIQNGGATPAKDMVKRINAVLAGWVNYFRVGNSSDAFSEVRDYTEMKIRTLLTRRKRRRKRSVGWRRWSNEYLYGVLGLYWDWKVHPLKNVEGYR